One window of the Populus nigra chromosome 4, ddPopNigr1.1, whole genome shotgun sequence genome contains the following:
- the LOC133691228 gene encoding uncharacterized protein LOC133691228 isoform X1 yields the protein MWRQNSFPGKSDSDHSISDEEDFDGDLRENCVSLTGNTLKEEGWELQSRLDILRGMNAQSCGNRISNLAREACKQTSFKIDDELEMPDFPNEGTFFFSPRKGSAHNSIDEVDCDDEDKYALLEYSIMSSDTKSDKGNNLRGFGREKQAEACTWSLVNKEAETLINLNENALSSHSAYSKGNKSHKGIRGKAKPKFAFHFQSHKDGLYQPFISKDKNPITFKVDDGPERSETIENKNLENLSPVFHEEFFGENANLSEIEPVEAEALGNGFVDHSMAEILDGLQDKNIHPRGNSKWYSRTKSRRGQIVMKRSMSLLGDRIIDDEDQPELMASGSSSDDETNHQNINLADLEMKKRTIADRFQEALAATSVSDDGVISAAAKPSGVGLFGKLQQVMQTEKERDSEFLKTLQMGASPNSEPCSIVAKILSRCFDAKLIVCHCTFGENIKDSQSPESSKTFVDRRRIRMVIFSPRVCSNVDLDLGNLICIYPPWKEVQVIGSDEFVILTTYFSHVSA from the exons ATGTGGCGGCAAAATTCTTTCCCG ggaAAATCGGATTCTGATCATAGCATTTCTG ACGAGGAAGATTTTGACGGAGATTTGagagaaaattgtgtttctttgACTGGGAATACACTGAAAGAG gaaggATGGGAACTTCAGTCACGACTGGATATCCTTCGAG GTATGAATGCGCAAAGTTGTGGAAATAGAATTAGCAATTTAGCGCGTGAGGCATGT AAGCAAACAAGTTTCAAAATCGACGATGAGCTCGAGATGCCTGATTTCCCTAATGAGGGTACTTTCTTTTTCTCCCCTAGAAAAGGATCTGCACATAACTCTATAGATGAAGTCGATTGTGATGACGAG GATAAATATGCATTGTTGGAATATTCAATTATGTCTAGCGACACAAAGTCTGATAAAGGTAATAATCTTCGAGGTTTTGGAAGGGAGAAGCAAGCTGAAGCATGCACATGGTCCCTGGTGAATAAAGAGGCTGAGACACTAATCAATTTGAATGAGAACGCACTCTCTTCCCATTCTGCTTATTCTAAAGGAAACAAATCTCATAAAG GTATCAGAGGCAAAGCCAAGCCAAAATTTGCTTTCCATTTTCAGTCACACAAAGATGGACTTTATCAACCTTTTATTTCTAAAGATAAAAATCCTATCACATTCAAGGTTGATGATGGGCCTGAAAGATCGGAAACAATTGAgaataaaaatcttgaaaatttaAGTCCTGTGTTTCATGAGGAATTTTTTGGAGAAAATGCGAACCTGTCAGAGATTGAGCCTGTGGAAGCTGAAGCTCTTGGCAATGGCTTTGTTGACCATTCAATGGCTGAAATTTTAGATGGCCTTCAGGATAAGAATATTCATCCAAGGGGAAATTCTAAATGG TATAGCAGAACAAAATCAAGAAGGGGACAGATAGTCATGAAGAGAAGTATGTCTTTATTGGGAGATAGAATCATTGATGATGAAGACCAACCTGAGCTGATGGCTAGTGGATCATCTAGTGATGACGAG ACCAATCATCAGAACATAAACCTTGCTGACCTGGAGATGAAGAAGCGAACTATCGCGGATCGCTTTCAGGAAGCTTTAGCTGCTACCTCTGTGAGTGATGATGGGGTCATTTCCGCAGCAGCTAAACCATCAGG TGTTGGTTTGTTTGGGAAGTTGCAGCAGGTCATGCAGACTGAAAAGGAAAGAGATTCTGAGTTTCTGAAAACGCTACAGATGGGAGCAAGCCCAAATA GTGAACCATGCTCCATAGTTGCAAAGATCCTGTCCAGATGCTTTGATGCAAAGCTGATAGTTTGTCATTGCACTTTTGGTGAGAATATAAAG GATTCCCAGTCACCAGAGAGCTCCAAAACATTTGTTGATAGACGAAGGATTAGGATGGTTATTTTTAGTCCAAGAGTTTGCAGCAATGTTGACCTTGATTTAGGGAACTTGATTTGTATTTACCCTCCCTG GAAGGAGGTTCAAGTAATCGGGAGTGATGAATTTGTTATTCTAACAACATATTTCTCCCACGTTTCAGCGTGA
- the LOC133691228 gene encoding uncharacterized protein LOC133691228 isoform X5 — protein MWRQNSFPGKSDSDHSISDEEDFDGDLRENCVSLTGNTLKEEGWELQSRLDILRGMNAQSCGNRISNLAREACKQTSFKIDDELEMPDFPNEGTFFFSPRKGSAHNSIDEVDCDDEDKYALLEYSIMSSDTKSDKGNNLRGFGREKQAEACTWSLVNKEAETLINLNENALSSHSAYSKGNKSHKGIRGKAKPKFAFHFQSHKDGLYQPFISKDKNPITFKVDDGPERSETIENKNLENLSPVFHEEFFGENANLSEIEPVEAEALGNGFVDHSMAEILDGLQDKNIHPRGNSKWYSRTKSRRGQIVMKRSMSLLGDRIIDDEDQPELMASGSSSDDETNHQNINLADLEMKKRTIADRFQEALAATSVSDDGVISAAAKPSGVGLFGKLQQVMQTEKERDSEFLKTLQMGASPNSEPCSIVAKILSRCFDAKLIVCHCTFGGSSNRE, from the exons ATGTGGCGGCAAAATTCTTTCCCG ggaAAATCGGATTCTGATCATAGCATTTCTG ACGAGGAAGATTTTGACGGAGATTTGagagaaaattgtgtttctttgACTGGGAATACACTGAAAGAG gaaggATGGGAACTTCAGTCACGACTGGATATCCTTCGAG GTATGAATGCGCAAAGTTGTGGAAATAGAATTAGCAATTTAGCGCGTGAGGCATGT AAGCAAACAAGTTTCAAAATCGACGATGAGCTCGAGATGCCTGATTTCCCTAATGAGGGTACTTTCTTTTTCTCCCCTAGAAAAGGATCTGCACATAACTCTATAGATGAAGTCGATTGTGATGACGAG GATAAATATGCATTGTTGGAATATTCAATTATGTCTAGCGACACAAAGTCTGATAAAGGTAATAATCTTCGAGGTTTTGGAAGGGAGAAGCAAGCTGAAGCATGCACATGGTCCCTGGTGAATAAAGAGGCTGAGACACTAATCAATTTGAATGAGAACGCACTCTCTTCCCATTCTGCTTATTCTAAAGGAAACAAATCTCATAAAG GTATCAGAGGCAAAGCCAAGCCAAAATTTGCTTTCCATTTTCAGTCACACAAAGATGGACTTTATCAACCTTTTATTTCTAAAGATAAAAATCCTATCACATTCAAGGTTGATGATGGGCCTGAAAGATCGGAAACAATTGAgaataaaaatcttgaaaatttaAGTCCTGTGTTTCATGAGGAATTTTTTGGAGAAAATGCGAACCTGTCAGAGATTGAGCCTGTGGAAGCTGAAGCTCTTGGCAATGGCTTTGTTGACCATTCAATGGCTGAAATTTTAGATGGCCTTCAGGATAAGAATATTCATCCAAGGGGAAATTCTAAATGG TATAGCAGAACAAAATCAAGAAGGGGACAGATAGTCATGAAGAGAAGTATGTCTTTATTGGGAGATAGAATCATTGATGATGAAGACCAACCTGAGCTGATGGCTAGTGGATCATCTAGTGATGACGAG ACCAATCATCAGAACATAAACCTTGCTGACCTGGAGATGAAGAAGCGAACTATCGCGGATCGCTTTCAGGAAGCTTTAGCTGCTACCTCTGTGAGTGATGATGGGGTCATTTCCGCAGCAGCTAAACCATCAGG TGTTGGTTTGTTTGGGAAGTTGCAGCAGGTCATGCAGACTGAAAAGGAAAGAGATTCTGAGTTTCTGAAAACGCTACAGATGGGAGCAAGCCCAAATA GTGAACCATGCTCCATAGTTGCAAAGATCCTGTCCAGATGCTTTGATGCAAAGCTGATAGTTTGTCATTGCACTTTTG GAGGTTCAAGTAATCGGGAGTGA
- the LOC133691228 gene encoding uncharacterized protein LOC133691228 isoform X3, whose protein sequence is MWRQNSFPGKSDSDHSISDEEDFDGDLRENCVSLTGNTLKEEGWELQSRLDILRGMNAQSCGNRISNLAREACKQTSFKIDDELEMPDFPNEGTFFFSPRKGSAHNSIDEVDCDDEDKYALLEYSIMSSDTKSDKGNNLRGFGREKQAEACTWSLVNKEAETLINLNENALSSHSAYSKGNKSHKGIRGKAKPKFAFHFQSHKDGLYQPFISKDKNPITFKVDDGPERSETIENKNLENLSPVFHEEFFGENANLSEIEPVEAEALGNGFVDHSMAEILDGLQDKNIHPRGNSKWYSRTKSRRGQIVMKRSMSLLGDRIIDDEDQPELMASGSSSDDETNHQNINLADLEMKKRTIADRFQEALAATSVSDDGVISAAAKPSGVGLFGKLQQVMQTEKERDSEFLKTLQMGASPNSEPCSIVAKILSRCFDAKLIVCHCTFGENIKDSQSPESSKTFVDRRRIRMVIFSPRVCSNVDLDLGNLICIYPPWRFK, encoded by the exons ATGTGGCGGCAAAATTCTTTCCCG ggaAAATCGGATTCTGATCATAGCATTTCTG ACGAGGAAGATTTTGACGGAGATTTGagagaaaattgtgtttctttgACTGGGAATACACTGAAAGAG gaaggATGGGAACTTCAGTCACGACTGGATATCCTTCGAG GTATGAATGCGCAAAGTTGTGGAAATAGAATTAGCAATTTAGCGCGTGAGGCATGT AAGCAAACAAGTTTCAAAATCGACGATGAGCTCGAGATGCCTGATTTCCCTAATGAGGGTACTTTCTTTTTCTCCCCTAGAAAAGGATCTGCACATAACTCTATAGATGAAGTCGATTGTGATGACGAG GATAAATATGCATTGTTGGAATATTCAATTATGTCTAGCGACACAAAGTCTGATAAAGGTAATAATCTTCGAGGTTTTGGAAGGGAGAAGCAAGCTGAAGCATGCACATGGTCCCTGGTGAATAAAGAGGCTGAGACACTAATCAATTTGAATGAGAACGCACTCTCTTCCCATTCTGCTTATTCTAAAGGAAACAAATCTCATAAAG GTATCAGAGGCAAAGCCAAGCCAAAATTTGCTTTCCATTTTCAGTCACACAAAGATGGACTTTATCAACCTTTTATTTCTAAAGATAAAAATCCTATCACATTCAAGGTTGATGATGGGCCTGAAAGATCGGAAACAATTGAgaataaaaatcttgaaaatttaAGTCCTGTGTTTCATGAGGAATTTTTTGGAGAAAATGCGAACCTGTCAGAGATTGAGCCTGTGGAAGCTGAAGCTCTTGGCAATGGCTTTGTTGACCATTCAATGGCTGAAATTTTAGATGGCCTTCAGGATAAGAATATTCATCCAAGGGGAAATTCTAAATGG TATAGCAGAACAAAATCAAGAAGGGGACAGATAGTCATGAAGAGAAGTATGTCTTTATTGGGAGATAGAATCATTGATGATGAAGACCAACCTGAGCTGATGGCTAGTGGATCATCTAGTGATGACGAG ACCAATCATCAGAACATAAACCTTGCTGACCTGGAGATGAAGAAGCGAACTATCGCGGATCGCTTTCAGGAAGCTTTAGCTGCTACCTCTGTGAGTGATGATGGGGTCATTTCCGCAGCAGCTAAACCATCAGG TGTTGGTTTGTTTGGGAAGTTGCAGCAGGTCATGCAGACTGAAAAGGAAAGAGATTCTGAGTTTCTGAAAACGCTACAGATGGGAGCAAGCCCAAATA GTGAACCATGCTCCATAGTTGCAAAGATCCTGTCCAGATGCTTTGATGCAAAGCTGATAGTTTGTCATTGCACTTTTGGTGAGAATATAAAG GATTCCCAGTCACCAGAGAGCTCCAAAACATTTGTTGATAGACGAAGGATTAGGATGGTTATTTTTAGTCCAAGAGTTTGCAGCAATGTTGACCTTGATTTAGGGAACTTGATTTGTATTTACCCTCCCTG GAGGTTCAAGTAA
- the LOC133691228 gene encoding uncharacterized protein LOC133691228 isoform X2 produces the protein MWRQNSFPGKSDSDHSISDEEDFDGDLRENCVSLTGNTLKEEGWELQSRLDILRGMNAQSCGNRISNLAREKQTSFKIDDELEMPDFPNEGTFFFSPRKGSAHNSIDEVDCDDEDKYALLEYSIMSSDTKSDKGNNLRGFGREKQAEACTWSLVNKEAETLINLNENALSSHSAYSKGNKSHKGIRGKAKPKFAFHFQSHKDGLYQPFISKDKNPITFKVDDGPERSETIENKNLENLSPVFHEEFFGENANLSEIEPVEAEALGNGFVDHSMAEILDGLQDKNIHPRGNSKWYSRTKSRRGQIVMKRSMSLLGDRIIDDEDQPELMASGSSSDDETNHQNINLADLEMKKRTIADRFQEALAATSVSDDGVISAAAKPSGVGLFGKLQQVMQTEKERDSEFLKTLQMGASPNSEPCSIVAKILSRCFDAKLIVCHCTFGENIKDSQSPESSKTFVDRRRIRMVIFSPRVCSNVDLDLGNLICIYPPWKEVQVIGSDEFVILTTYFSHVSA, from the exons ATGTGGCGGCAAAATTCTTTCCCG ggaAAATCGGATTCTGATCATAGCATTTCTG ACGAGGAAGATTTTGACGGAGATTTGagagaaaattgtgtttctttgACTGGGAATACACTGAAAGAG gaaggATGGGAACTTCAGTCACGACTGGATATCCTTCGAG GTATGAATGCGCAAAGTTGTGGAAATAGAATTAGCAATTTAGCGCGTGAG AAGCAAACAAGTTTCAAAATCGACGATGAGCTCGAGATGCCTGATTTCCCTAATGAGGGTACTTTCTTTTTCTCCCCTAGAAAAGGATCTGCACATAACTCTATAGATGAAGTCGATTGTGATGACGAG GATAAATATGCATTGTTGGAATATTCAATTATGTCTAGCGACACAAAGTCTGATAAAGGTAATAATCTTCGAGGTTTTGGAAGGGAGAAGCAAGCTGAAGCATGCACATGGTCCCTGGTGAATAAAGAGGCTGAGACACTAATCAATTTGAATGAGAACGCACTCTCTTCCCATTCTGCTTATTCTAAAGGAAACAAATCTCATAAAG GTATCAGAGGCAAAGCCAAGCCAAAATTTGCTTTCCATTTTCAGTCACACAAAGATGGACTTTATCAACCTTTTATTTCTAAAGATAAAAATCCTATCACATTCAAGGTTGATGATGGGCCTGAAAGATCGGAAACAATTGAgaataaaaatcttgaaaatttaAGTCCTGTGTTTCATGAGGAATTTTTTGGAGAAAATGCGAACCTGTCAGAGATTGAGCCTGTGGAAGCTGAAGCTCTTGGCAATGGCTTTGTTGACCATTCAATGGCTGAAATTTTAGATGGCCTTCAGGATAAGAATATTCATCCAAGGGGAAATTCTAAATGG TATAGCAGAACAAAATCAAGAAGGGGACAGATAGTCATGAAGAGAAGTATGTCTTTATTGGGAGATAGAATCATTGATGATGAAGACCAACCTGAGCTGATGGCTAGTGGATCATCTAGTGATGACGAG ACCAATCATCAGAACATAAACCTTGCTGACCTGGAGATGAAGAAGCGAACTATCGCGGATCGCTTTCAGGAAGCTTTAGCTGCTACCTCTGTGAGTGATGATGGGGTCATTTCCGCAGCAGCTAAACCATCAGG TGTTGGTTTGTTTGGGAAGTTGCAGCAGGTCATGCAGACTGAAAAGGAAAGAGATTCTGAGTTTCTGAAAACGCTACAGATGGGAGCAAGCCCAAATA GTGAACCATGCTCCATAGTTGCAAAGATCCTGTCCAGATGCTTTGATGCAAAGCTGATAGTTTGTCATTGCACTTTTGGTGAGAATATAAAG GATTCCCAGTCACCAGAGAGCTCCAAAACATTTGTTGATAGACGAAGGATTAGGATGGTTATTTTTAGTCCAAGAGTTTGCAGCAATGTTGACCTTGATTTAGGGAACTTGATTTGTATTTACCCTCCCTG GAAGGAGGTTCAAGTAATCGGGAGTGATGAATTTGTTATTCTAACAACATATTTCTCCCACGTTTCAGCGTGA
- the LOC133691228 gene encoding uncharacterized protein LOC133691228 isoform X6, with translation MWRQNSFPGKSDSDHSISDEEDFDGDLRENCVSLTGNTLKEEGWELQSRLDILRGMNAQSCGNRISNLAREACKQTSFKIDDELEMPDFPNEGTFFFSPRKGSAHNSIDEVDCDDEDKYALLEYSIMSSDTKSDKGNNLRGFGREKQAEACTWSLVNKEAETLINLNENALSSHSAYSKGNKSHKGIRGKAKPKFAFHFQSHKDGLYQPFISKDKNPITFKVDDGPERSETIENKNLENLSPVFHEEFFGENANLSEIEPVEAEALGNGFVDHSMAEILDGLQDKNIHPRGNSKWYSRTKSRRGQIVMKRSMSLLGDRIIDDEDQPELMASGSSSDDETNHQNINLADLEMKKRTIADRFQEALAATSVSDDGVISAAAKPSGVGLFGKLQQVMQTEKERDSEFLKTLQMGASPNSEPCSIVAKILSRCFDAKLIVCHCTFGRRFK, from the exons ATGTGGCGGCAAAATTCTTTCCCG ggaAAATCGGATTCTGATCATAGCATTTCTG ACGAGGAAGATTTTGACGGAGATTTGagagaaaattgtgtttctttgACTGGGAATACACTGAAAGAG gaaggATGGGAACTTCAGTCACGACTGGATATCCTTCGAG GTATGAATGCGCAAAGTTGTGGAAATAGAATTAGCAATTTAGCGCGTGAGGCATGT AAGCAAACAAGTTTCAAAATCGACGATGAGCTCGAGATGCCTGATTTCCCTAATGAGGGTACTTTCTTTTTCTCCCCTAGAAAAGGATCTGCACATAACTCTATAGATGAAGTCGATTGTGATGACGAG GATAAATATGCATTGTTGGAATATTCAATTATGTCTAGCGACACAAAGTCTGATAAAGGTAATAATCTTCGAGGTTTTGGAAGGGAGAAGCAAGCTGAAGCATGCACATGGTCCCTGGTGAATAAAGAGGCTGAGACACTAATCAATTTGAATGAGAACGCACTCTCTTCCCATTCTGCTTATTCTAAAGGAAACAAATCTCATAAAG GTATCAGAGGCAAAGCCAAGCCAAAATTTGCTTTCCATTTTCAGTCACACAAAGATGGACTTTATCAACCTTTTATTTCTAAAGATAAAAATCCTATCACATTCAAGGTTGATGATGGGCCTGAAAGATCGGAAACAATTGAgaataaaaatcttgaaaatttaAGTCCTGTGTTTCATGAGGAATTTTTTGGAGAAAATGCGAACCTGTCAGAGATTGAGCCTGTGGAAGCTGAAGCTCTTGGCAATGGCTTTGTTGACCATTCAATGGCTGAAATTTTAGATGGCCTTCAGGATAAGAATATTCATCCAAGGGGAAATTCTAAATGG TATAGCAGAACAAAATCAAGAAGGGGACAGATAGTCATGAAGAGAAGTATGTCTTTATTGGGAGATAGAATCATTGATGATGAAGACCAACCTGAGCTGATGGCTAGTGGATCATCTAGTGATGACGAG ACCAATCATCAGAACATAAACCTTGCTGACCTGGAGATGAAGAAGCGAACTATCGCGGATCGCTTTCAGGAAGCTTTAGCTGCTACCTCTGTGAGTGATGATGGGGTCATTTCCGCAGCAGCTAAACCATCAGG TGTTGGTTTGTTTGGGAAGTTGCAGCAGGTCATGCAGACTGAAAAGGAAAGAGATTCTGAGTTTCTGAAAACGCTACAGATGGGAGCAAGCCCAAATA GTGAACCATGCTCCATAGTTGCAAAGATCCTGTCCAGATGCTTTGATGCAAAGCTGATAGTTTGTCATTGCACTTTTG GAAGGAGGTTCAAGTAA
- the LOC133691228 gene encoding uncharacterized protein LOC133691228 isoform X4, with the protein MWRQNSFPGKSDSDHSISDEEDFDGDLRENCVSLTGNTLKEEGWELQSRLDILRGMNAQSCGNRISNLAREACKQTSFKIDDELEMPDFPNEGTFFFSPRKGSAHNSIDEVDCDDEDKYALLEYSIMSSDTKSDKGNNLRGFGREKQAEACTWSLVNKEAETLINLNENALSSHSAYSKGNKSHKGIRGKAKPKFAFHFQSHKDGLYQPFISKDKNPITFKVDDGPERSETIENKNLENLSPVFHEEFFGENANLSEIEPVEAEALGNGFVDHSMAEILDGLQDKNIHPRGNSKWYSRTKSRRGQIVMKRSMSLLGDRIIDDEDQPELMASGSSSDDETNHQNINLADLEMKKRTIADRFQEALAATSVSDDGVISAAAKPSGVGLFGKLQQVMQTEKERDSEFLKTLQMGASPNSEPCSIVAKILSRCFDAKLIVCHCTFGENIKEGGSSNRE; encoded by the exons ATGTGGCGGCAAAATTCTTTCCCG ggaAAATCGGATTCTGATCATAGCATTTCTG ACGAGGAAGATTTTGACGGAGATTTGagagaaaattgtgtttctttgACTGGGAATACACTGAAAGAG gaaggATGGGAACTTCAGTCACGACTGGATATCCTTCGAG GTATGAATGCGCAAAGTTGTGGAAATAGAATTAGCAATTTAGCGCGTGAGGCATGT AAGCAAACAAGTTTCAAAATCGACGATGAGCTCGAGATGCCTGATTTCCCTAATGAGGGTACTTTCTTTTTCTCCCCTAGAAAAGGATCTGCACATAACTCTATAGATGAAGTCGATTGTGATGACGAG GATAAATATGCATTGTTGGAATATTCAATTATGTCTAGCGACACAAAGTCTGATAAAGGTAATAATCTTCGAGGTTTTGGAAGGGAGAAGCAAGCTGAAGCATGCACATGGTCCCTGGTGAATAAAGAGGCTGAGACACTAATCAATTTGAATGAGAACGCACTCTCTTCCCATTCTGCTTATTCTAAAGGAAACAAATCTCATAAAG GTATCAGAGGCAAAGCCAAGCCAAAATTTGCTTTCCATTTTCAGTCACACAAAGATGGACTTTATCAACCTTTTATTTCTAAAGATAAAAATCCTATCACATTCAAGGTTGATGATGGGCCTGAAAGATCGGAAACAATTGAgaataaaaatcttgaaaatttaAGTCCTGTGTTTCATGAGGAATTTTTTGGAGAAAATGCGAACCTGTCAGAGATTGAGCCTGTGGAAGCTGAAGCTCTTGGCAATGGCTTTGTTGACCATTCAATGGCTGAAATTTTAGATGGCCTTCAGGATAAGAATATTCATCCAAGGGGAAATTCTAAATGG TATAGCAGAACAAAATCAAGAAGGGGACAGATAGTCATGAAGAGAAGTATGTCTTTATTGGGAGATAGAATCATTGATGATGAAGACCAACCTGAGCTGATGGCTAGTGGATCATCTAGTGATGACGAG ACCAATCATCAGAACATAAACCTTGCTGACCTGGAGATGAAGAAGCGAACTATCGCGGATCGCTTTCAGGAAGCTTTAGCTGCTACCTCTGTGAGTGATGATGGGGTCATTTCCGCAGCAGCTAAACCATCAGG TGTTGGTTTGTTTGGGAAGTTGCAGCAGGTCATGCAGACTGAAAAGGAAAGAGATTCTGAGTTTCTGAAAACGCTACAGATGGGAGCAAGCCCAAATA GTGAACCATGCTCCATAGTTGCAAAGATCCTGTCCAGATGCTTTGATGCAAAGCTGATAGTTTGTCATTGCACTTTTGGTGAGAATATAAAG GAAGGAGGTTCAAGTAATCGGGAGTGA
- the LOC133691587 gene encoding wee1-like protein kinase gives MKRNTLTKRSYRKSNRRRDSGSTAKMKRPLVSHLQQGQHHQIQSSSSTSAASSSRFQNLLDSELTDPRLVAEDVDERDFILSQDFFCTPDYITPDNQNLLCSSDCNKENIQCPKSPEKVNTAKIKKLRQVHPLSPTLPDQQQIVDIGKDNINSEEMMIEKTSTAEIKKPQNYVSQSAVYLRCRVMPPPCIKNPYLMDASEVGIDPFGNQRSKCAEFLPAFVHGDGLSRYHIDFHEIQQIGTGNFSCAFKVLKRIDGCLYAVKHSTRQLHQEAERRKALMEVQALAALGCHENIVGYYSSWFENEQLYIQMELCDCSLSVNRSSKSLTEGEAMQVLFQIAKALRFIHERGIAHLDVKPDNIYVKNGVYKLGDFGCATLLDQSLPVEEGDARYMPQEILNENYNYLDKVDIFSLGAAIYELIRGSTLPQSGYQFMNLREGKLPLLPGHSLQLQNLLKVMVDPDPIRRPSAKELVENPIFDKVQRNLKSQAKA, from the exons ATGAAGAGGAATACCCTAACAAAGAGAAGCTACAGGAAGAGTAATAGGAGGAGGGATAGTGGCAGCACCGCCAAAATGAAGCGCCCGTTAGTAAGTCACTTGCAACAAGGTCAGCACCACCAAATCCAATCATCCTCTTCCACCTCCGCAGCATCATCGTCTCGATTCCAGAACCTTTTGGACTCCGAACTAACCGATCCTCGGCTGGTTGCCGAGGATGTTGATGAAAGAGATTTCATCCTCAGCCAGGATTTCTTCTG CACTCCAGATTATATCACACCAGACAATCAAAATCTACTTTGCAGTTCTGATTGCAACAAG GAAAACATTCAGTGCCCCAAATCACCGGAGAAAGTGAACACtgccaaaataaaaaagcttcGACAGG TTCATCCTCTTAGCCCTACATTGCCGGACCAGCAACAAATTGTGGATATTGGGAAAGATAACATCAATTCAGAGGAAATGATGATTGAGAAAACATCAACTGCTGAAATAAAGAAGCCTCAAAATTATGTATCACAATCTGCTGTTTATTTACGCTGTCGGGTCATGCCCCCTCCTTGCATCAAGAACCCATATTTAATGGATGCTTCAGAAGTGGGTATAGATCCATTTGGCAATCAGAGATCAAAATGCGCAG AATTTTTGCCTGCATTTGTCCATGGAGATGGCCTATCACGCTATCACATAGATTTTCACGAGATCCAG CAAATTGGAACTGGGAACTTCAGTTGTGCTTTCAAAGTTCTGAAAAGAATCGATGGTTGCTTGTATGCGGTGAAGCATAGCACAAGGCAGTTGCATCAGGAGGCAGAAAG GAGGAAAGCATTGATGGAGGTTCAAGCTCTAGCAGCTTTAG GATGTCATGAGAACATTGTTGGATACTACTcttcttggtttgaaaatgagCAACTCTACATTCAGATGGAACTCTGTGATTGCAGCTTATCTGTCAATAGATCTTCCAAATCCTTAACAGAGGGAGAAGCAATGCAAGTCTTGTTTCAG ATTGCAAAGGCATTGCGGTTTATTCATGAGAGAGGAATAGCTCACCTAGATGTGAAACCTGATAATATTTATGTCAAGAATGGAGTTTATAAGCTTGGTGATTTTGGATGTGCAACTCTTCTTGACCAGAGTCTACCAGTTGAAGAGGGTGATGCACGTTATATGCCTCAAGAGATCCTGAATGAGAACTACAATTATCTTGACAAAGTTGACATCTTTTCCTTGGGAGCAGCTATTTATGAGCTTATTAGGGGGTCAACTTTGCCACAATCAGGATACCAGTTTATGAACCTTAGGGAGGGAAAACTGCCCCTCCTTCCTGGTCATTCGTTGCAACTTCAAAACTTACTAAAG GTCATGGTCGATCCTGATCCCATCCGGAGGCCTTCTGCTAAGGAATTAGTGGAAAATCCAATATTTGATAAGGTTCAAAGAAATCTTAAATCCCAAGCAAAAGCTTAA